The DNA sequence GCGCCGGAACGCCCGTCCCGTGGCAGGATGGGCATATCGGAGGATCCGCCGGATCCACCGACGGAAGAAGGAGGGAAACCAATGGCAGGCCAGGAGCAGCAGCAGCCGCAGTCACGGGACAGCCAGGTCGACGAAGACATCCCCGAGGCACCCCCGGCACCGCCCGAGGCACAGGCATCGGCATCGACCGAAGGCGTGGACGACCTTCTCGACGAGATCGACGGCGTCCTGGAATCCAACGCCGAGGAGTTCGTCCGGGCATTCGTCCAAAAGGGCGGCCAATAACCCGGACGGCTGAGTGGCGGAAGCCGCGGACGGCCGGGATCTGTACCGACGTTGAAGTACCACGTTCAAGGAGTGATGAGTGCAGGAATCAACCGCCAACCAGGTAGCCGCCAACGCCACCTCGTCCTTTACCGAGCACCTGCAGCGGGACCGGCCTGAGCTACTGCCTTTCAGCCGGTCCCTCCAGGGTGGTGCGTCGGTGGCTGCCCCGGTTCAGGTTCCCCATGCCACCACCATCGTTGCCATGAGCTACGGCGGCGGCGTCCTGATGGCGGGCGACCGGCGGGCAACCATGGGGAACGTCATTGCGAGCAGGCACATCGAGAAGGTCTTCCCGGCTGACCACTTCTCCGTCCTCGGCATTGCCGGAACAGCCGGCATAGCAATTGACCTGACCCGGCTTTTCCAGGTTGAACTTGAGCACTACGAAAAGATAGAAGGAACCCAGCTCAGCCTTGAAGGCAAGGCAAACCGGCTGGGTGCAATGATCAGGGGCAACCTTCCCTTGGCCCTGCAGGGCCTTGCAGTGGTGCCCCTGTTCGCCGGTTTCGACACCAGCGCAGGCGTCGGCCGGCTGTTTTCCTATGACGTCACCGGCGGCAGGTACGAGGAACACGAACACCACACCGTCGGCTCCGGCTCCGTCTTCGCGCGCGGTGCGCTGAAGAAGCTTTGGCGGCCCAATCTCACGGCCGAGCAGGCCCTTTCCGTTGCGGTCGAATCGCTGTATGACGCTGCCGACGACGATTCCGCAACGGGCGGCCCGGACACGGTCCGGCAGTTGTGGCCGGTGGTCTATACGGTGGACAGGACAGGTGCCCGGCGGGTGCCCGAGCCCGAACTCGCGGCTGCATCCCGCAGCGTGATCGAAGCGCGCACCATCGCCGGACGGGAGGCCTGAGATGACCCAGCAGTTCTATGTCTCACCAGAACAACTGATGAAGGACCGCGCGGATTTCGCGCGGAAAGGCATCGCCCGCGGCCGCTCAGTGGTTGTCATCAGCTGCGCCGACGGGATCGCCCTCGTAGCCGAGAACCCTTCGCCATCCCTGCATAAGATCGGCGAGATCTACGACAAAATCGCGTTCGCCGCCGTCGGCAAGTACAACGAATTCGAAAGCCTCCGCCAGGCCGGCGTCCGCTACGCCGACGTCCGCGGATACTCGTACGACCGCGAGGACGTCACCGCCCGCGGCCTGGCCAGTGTGTACGCCCAAAGCCTGGGCGCTGTCTTCACCGCCGAGCAAAAGCCCTTCGAGGTGGAACTCGCCGTTGCCGAAGTAGGGTCCTCGCAGGCCGAGGACCACCTCTACCGGCTGACGTTCGACGGCTCGATCGCCGACGAGCACAGCTTTGTCGTCATGGGTGGACAAGCTGAGAAAGTGTCATCGGCCATCGATGCAGGATGGCAGGCTTCGCTGGGCTTCGCCGACGCCGTCCGGCTGGCCATCAAGGGACTTACGCCCGTCCAGGAGGGTGAGCAGCCCGCGGCGCCGTTGCCGCCCAGTGCATTGGAAGTGGCCGTCCTGGACCGGCTGTCCGAAAGCTCCCGCGGCACCCGGCGTGCCTTCCGCAGGCTGAACGACGCGGACATCACAGCACTGCTGGCCTAGGAGGACCACATGGACAAGAGAATCTTCGGCATCGAAACCGAGTTTGGGATCTCCTACTCGAGCCCCGACTCGAGGCCTCTTGCCCCGGAGGAGGTGGCGCGGTACCTGTTCCGGAAGGTGGTCAGCTGGGGGCGTTCCTCCAATGTGTTCCTCACCAACGGTTCCCGGCTGTACCTCGACGTCGGATCCCACCCCGAGTACGCTACGGCGGAGTGCGATGACCTTGCGCAGCTGATCGCCCACGACCGTGCCGGCGAACTCATCCTTGACGATCTGGTGGATGAGGCCCAGGCGCGCCTTGCCGCTGAAGGCTTCAACGGCACCGTGTACCTGTTCAAGAACAACACCGATTCCGCAGGGAACTCGTACGGCAGCCATGAGAATTACCTGATTCCGCGGCGCGGGGAATTTTCCCGCCTGGCTGAAATCCTGATTCCGTTCCTGGTCACCCGGCAGCTCATCGCCGGCGCAGGGAAGATCCTGAAGACGCCCCACGGTGCCACCTATGCCTTCTCCCAGCGGGCCGACCACATCTGGGAAGGCGTCTCTTCCGCCACCACCCGGTCCCGGCCCATCATCAACACCCGGGACGAGCCGCATGCCGACGCCGAGTTCTACAGGCGGCTCCACGTCATCGTGGGGGACTCGAACATGTCCGAGGCCACCGCGCTGATGAAGGTCGGCACCGTGGACCTGGTCCTCCGGATGATCGAGGCCGGCGTGATCATGCGGGACATGCGGATGGAAAACCCCATCCGCAGCATCCGGGAAATCTCCCACGACCTCAGCGGCCGCGCGTTGGTCCGCCTGGCCAACGGACGTCAGCTCACCGCCCTGGAAATCCAGCAGGAGTACTTGACCAAGGTGACCGCCTTCGTCAAGGAGCATGGCGCCCACAACCCGCACGTTCCCGTGATCCTGGACCTGTGGGAGCGGACGCTCCATGCGATCGAGTCCGGCGATACCCGGGGGATCGACACCGAAATCGACTGGGCCATCAAGAAGAAGCTGATGGACAACTACCGCGAACGCCACGGCCTGGGCCTGGAGGCGCCGCGGATCGCCCAGCTTGATCTGACCTACCACGACATTTCGCGCAGCCGGGGGCTTTTCTATCTCCTGCAGTCCCGGGGTGCGGTGCGCCGCATTGTCGACGACACCGTCATCAAGGGTGCCGTGGATGCGCCGCCACAGACCACCCGCGCCAAACTGCGCGGGGACTTTGTCCGGCGTGCGCAGGAACTGGGGCGGGACTACACCGTGGACTGGGTGCACCTGAAACTCAACGACCGTGCCCACCAGACAATCCTGTGCAAGGACCCCTTCCGCAGCGTCGACGAGCGGGTGGATGCGCTGCTGGACTCCATGGGTTGATCGGCTCCGGGCTGACGTCCAGCTTCAGGGTCTATTCTGGATAAGGTCCCTTTTAAGGGGGCCTCCCACGGCATTGTCCGCCGCCTGGCGGAAAGCCGTCTCCACCCTGCCCCGACGAAAGTTTTACTACGTGCGCCGACTACTAGCAATCCTCCTTCCCGGCCTGCTGCTCCTGACCGCCTGCGGCGGTACAGCCCCGCAGCCCCAGCCGAGCAGCCAGTCCGCCGGGGAGACTGCAAAGTTCGACTCCCTCAAGCTGACCGACAACGGGGACAAGAAGGCCCCGGGTGTGGATTTCGACAAGCCCCTGGCCGTTTCCCAGCCGACCATCAAAGTGGTCTCTGAAGGCAGCGGCGACACCGTCAAGGCAAACCAGGTGGCCAAGATCTCCATCCTTGCCTTGAACGGTACGGACGGTTCCCAGCTGGAGGACACCTTCCCCAACGAGCCTGAAAGCCTTGAGCTGAACGATGAGCTCAAAACCGGCAGCGCCGTCATCTACAACGCTTTCGTAGGTGCCAAAGTAGGTTCAAGCCTTGCCCTGGCCGTCCCCGGCCAGCAGAGTGCTCCTTCGGCAAGCCCCAGCCCCTCCGACGGCGCCAGCCCCAGCCCCAGTGCCGCAGCTGCACCCACCCAGCTGCTGATCATCAAGGTACTCTCCGCCTCGGACCCCACTCCCGTCCTGGACAAGCCGCAGGGCGACGCCGTGACGCCGCCGCCCGGCCTGCCGACTGTGACGGAAAAAGACGGCGTACCTGAGATCAACGTTGCAGGTGCACCCGCCCCCACGGCACTCGTGTCGCAGGACCTGATCAAGGGCACGGGCGCCACCGTCAAGGAATCCGACACGCTGACTGTGAACTACGTTGGCGTCAACCTCTCCGACGGGACCAAGTTCGATTCCAGCTTCGACCGCGGCCAGCCCGCCACCTTCCCGCTCTCGGGCGTCATCAAGGGCTGGACCCAGGGCCTCGCGGGTAAGAACGTGGGCTCCCGCGTCCTGCTGGTCATCCCCAAGGACCTGGCCTACGGAGACGCCGGCCAGGGCCAGGCGAAGGGCGACCTGGTCTTCGTAGTGGACATCCTCGGGGTCAAGTAGCAAGACTTACAGGGACGCCGCGTCCTTCGCGGCACCCATCACCACTCACTCAATAGGAGCAAGCATGTCGTTTGGACAGCGGGAATTCGACCGCCAGAAGCCCGAGATCGACTTCCCGGAAGGCGACGTCCCCACGGAACTCGTCATCACAGACCTCATCGAGGGTGACGGCAAGGAAGCCAAGGCAGGGGACACCGTCTCCACCCACTATGTCGGGGTAGCCTGGTCCACAGGCGAAGAATTCGACGCCTCCTGGGGCCGCGGCGCACCGCTGGACTTCCGGGTCGGCGTCGGCCAGGTCATCCAGGGCTGGGACCAGGGCCTCCTGGGCATGAAGGTCGGCGGCCGCCGCCGCCTGGAGATCCCCTCCGAGCTGGCCTACGGCTCGCGCGGTGCCGGCGGAGCCATCGCCCCCAACGAGGCACTGATCTTCGTCGTGGACCTCGTCGCCGTCCGCTAAGTCGACGGCACACGCGGAAACTGATCGCACCGTGAAGCGCGGCAGCAGGGAGGACAACCTCCCGCGCTGCCGCGCTTTCTGCTTTCACCGGGGGAGTTTAGTAACGTAACCAAGGTGTCCGTATCCCGCACTGAACGACTCCTCAACCTGCTGATTGCGCTGCTCAACACCCGCTACGGGTTGCGCCGCAGCGAACTGCGCGAGAAGGTCTACCACGACACCTCCGGCAATGACGTCGCCTTCGGGCGGATGTTCGAACGGGACAAGAACGACCTGAGGGCCATGGGCTTCGAGGTGGAAACCCTGACGGACCTGGGCTGGAGCGAGGATGACCCGGCCACCACCAGGTACCGCATCGGCAAGGAGTCCAGCCGCCTCCCGGACGTCCAGCTGGGCCCGGACGAATGGACGGTCCTCCTGCTCGCTTCCCAACTTTGGGAGCGCGCCGCATTGGGGACCGCTGCCCAAAGCGCCCTCCGCAAGCTCCAGGCCTCAGGAAGGCTGGCCGAGGTGGAACTCCCGGCCGGCGTCCAGCCACGGATCAAGCCGGCCGGACAGGCCTTCGATGACGTCGTCGCAGCCATGCACGGCCGCCATCCAGTCACCTTCACGTACCTCGCCGGAAGCACCGGCAAGGAGGAGGAACGGTCTGTAGAGCCCTGGGGATTGGGCAGCCGGTTCGGCCAGTGGTACCTCATGGGATACGACCGCGGCCGAAACGCGCCCAGGCATTTCCGCCTGTCCCGCTTCACGAGCGCCGTGACAACCCTCGACAGGGAGCAGTACGTTCCGCCCGCCAACTTCAGCATCCGCGCCGAACTGGACCGGTTGCCTGAACTGCCGCTGCGCACCGCCGTCGTGGACGTCAGGCAGGGGCGCCTGCTGGCGCTGCGCAGCCGGGCCGTTGAAGGCGGCCGGCACCAGGTTCCCGGCCGGCCCGCCGACGGCGACGACCGGCTGGTCGTGGAATACCGCGATCCGGAAGTCCTCGCCGAAGAGCTGGCCAGCTACGGACCCGACGCCCTGGCAGTGGAGCCCGCAGAGCTGGCAGGGGCAGTGCGGCGCCGCCTGCAGGCTGCAGCGGACTTCACCGCCGCGCCCGTCCCCGCCTATGCCTTCTCCGATACCCGTCCCCGGGCAGCCCGGAAGGGGACCTCGGAGGACCAGCTCAAGCGCATGCTGCAGCTGGTCCCGTTCCTGGTCCACAACCAGGGCCTGCACATCCAGGACGTGGCGAAGCACTTCGGCGTCACCCGGGAAGAGCTGGAGGCAGACCTCCGGATCCTCATTTGCTCCGGATTGCCCGAGGGGTACCCGGATGATCTGCTCGATATCCAGTGGGAGGACGACCACGTCTTCATCACCCAGGACCTTGACCTGAAGAAGCCGGTCCGGTTCACGGTGGCGGAGGCGTGCGCCCTGCTGACCGGCCTTGAGACGCTCAATGGGCTGCCGGACCTGCCCGGCGGCGGCGCCCTCGAATCGGTCACGTTGAAGCTGCTGGCCGCGGCCGGGGAGGAAGGACTCCGCGCCGCCTCCATCGCGGGGCCGCAGGTGGCTCCCGCGGAAGCCGCGACCCATGCCACGGTCCGCCAGGCAATCGGGACCGGCGCGCAGCTCCGCCTGAGCTACCTCTCACCCCAGCGTGACGAGGTTACCGAGCGCGACGTCGACCCGTTGCGGCTGTACTCCCTGGACAACACCTGGTACTTCGAAGCCTGGTGCCACCTGGTGGACGGGCTCCGGAATTTCCGGCTGGACCGGGTCCAGGACGTGCGCCCCAATGGCCGGCCCGCCACCGTGCACGGGCCGCCCGATGGCGGCGTTCCGGCCAAACTCTTCACAGCGAACGACGACGACACAACAGTCACCGTCCAGCTCACCCGGCAGGGGAGGGGGCTGGCGGACGACTACTACGCCGAGCGCACCGCAGAGTTGCCCGACGGCGGGCTGGTGGCCCAGATCAGGTTCGGCAGCACCGCGTGGCTGCCGATGTTCGTGGCCCAGCACGGCGGTTCGGCCCGGATCCTGGCTCCTGCCGGGCTGGCTGACGCCGCGCGGGACTGGCTGGCGGCATCGCTGGACAGGTACGCCGGATAGACTTCTCAGCATGCCTTGGTGGTCCTGGATTCTCATATGGGTTTCGCTCGTCGCAGTGTCCCTGCTGTTCTATGTCCTGCTGGGCATCCGTCTCTTCCGCCAGTTCATGGCGACCGTCAAGGACCTCAGTGCTGCCGGTGAGAAGCTGGGGCACCTGAATCCGGTCGAAGCACAGGAATCCCCGGACCCGGAACGGCCGCTCCCGGGTTCCGCCGTTTTTGCCTCACCCGCCGTGATGCGACATGATTACGAGGCATCCAAATTGGCCCGGCGCGAAGACCGCCGCCGCCGGCGAGTGCAGCGCAAAAAGGACCGGGGCCAGCCGCAGGCGCTCGGAGATCTCGACTTCACATAGAAGTAGGATGTATTTAGAGGAAAGGATTTCCCGTGGGAAGACTCTTTGATGGCCCCTGGCCGATCGTAATCATTATCGTCGTTGCTTTGCTTCTCTTCGCCGCCCCCAAGCTTCCGGCCATGGCCCGCAGCCTGGGACAGTCAATGCGGATCATCAAATCCGAGGTCAAGGAAATGAAGAACGACGGCAAAGCCGACTCCACCGAGGCCACCGGCCCGATGGAAGGCACCATCGTGAACCACCCCAAGGCGAAGCCCGGTGAGCCGACAGACGGCACTGACGTTCCGCCGTCAACCCGCGCCTGACCTCCCGTGGCACTGTCGCGGGCCCGTAAAGCCAATCCCGAGGGGCGGATGTCCCTCTGGGAGCACCTCAAGGAGCTGAAGAACCGGCTGATCAAGTCGGCCATCGGCGTCGTCATCGGCGGTATTGGGGGCTGGATACTTTACGATCCGCTGTTGAAGGCGCTGGCCGAACCGGTAAACCGGATTTCGAGTGAGACCGGGGGCCTGGCGGCCATCAACTTCGGCACCATCGCGTCGCCCTTCGACTTCAAGCTGCAGATGTCGCTCCTCATCGGGGCGGTCATCTCCAGCCCCATCTGGATCTACCAGCTCTGGGCGTTCATCACGCCCGGGCTGACGTCCAAGGAACGCCGCTACACCCTGGGCTACATGGCTGCTGCCATCCCCCTGTTCCTTGCCGGAATCTGGGTGGGGTGGCTGGTGGTTCCCCAGGTGGTCCACGCCTTGACCCAGTTCACTCCGGAGGGGTCCTCCAGCGTCATCGACGCCAGGACCTACATCGAATTCGTCACCCGCATGGTGCTGATGCTGGGACTGGCCTTCCTGGTCCCCGTAGTGCTGGTTGGCATCAACATGGCGGGCATCGTTTCGGGCCGCACCATTCTGAAGGCCTGGCGCATCACGGTCTTCCTGGTGTTTGTCCTGGCAGCAATCGCAGCGCCGGGTGCCGATGCCATTTCGATGTTCATGCTGGCCGGACCGCTGTTGGCGCTTTTCTTTGCAGCGATCGGCATCTGCATCATGAACGACAAACGCCGCGAACGCCGGCAGGCCCGGCAGGTCGAAGAGACCGAGGCCACAGCCGATATCGCCACCCCCGGCAGTGAACTCAAGAAGCTGTAGCGTGCCGCTAGGCTTGGGGTATGTCCTCCACCACCGGACCCTTCTCCACCGGCCCCGTCGATCCTGAAGAACTTTCTCCAGCCGAGAGATACCGTGCCAGCGCCGAGCGCCGGGCAGAGGCGGCCACGTACCTTGGGTCTTTTATCCGGACCCTCGAGTTCGAACTCGACGACTTTCAACGGCAGGCGTGCCGTTCGCTTCAGGAAGGCAGGGGAGTCCTGGTGGCGGCCCCGACCGGAGCCGGGAAGACCATCGTGGGGGAGTTCGCCATCTATCTCGCCCTGCAGCGGGGCCTGAAGGCCTTCTACACCACCCCCATCAAAGCCCTCAGCAACCAGAAATTCACTGAACTCAGCGAAAAGTACGGTGCAGAAAATGTGGGCCTCCTGACCGGCGACACCAGCATCAACGGTGACGCGCAGGTGGTGGTGATGACCACCGAAGTCCTCCGGAACATGCTGTACGCGGATTCTGCCACCCTGGAGGACCTCGGCTACGTGGTCATGGACGAAGTCCACTACCTCGCTGACCGGTTCCGCGGGGCAGTGTGGGAGGAAGTCATCATCCACCTGCCCAGCGAGGTCCAGGTCGCCTCGCTCAGTGCAACCGTCTCCAACGCCGAGGAGTTCGGCGCCTGGCTGGACACCGTCCGCGGGGACACCGACATCATCGTCTCCGAGCACCGGCCGGTGCCGCTGTGGCAGCACGTCATGGTGGGCCGGCAGATCATGGACCTTTTCGCCGGGGAGACCACCTTCGACGAGATCGCCCCGCCCGTCGAGGAAGAGGGCCGGCAGCCTGCCACGGCCGGCAAATCCGTCGACACCGCCAAGGGCCGCGGCTTCGACGTCAACCCGGACCTCCTCACCGTTGCGCGCAGCGAAAGCCAGCAAAGCTTCCGCAGCCGTCCCGGCGCCGGCCGCCGCGGCCAGCGCGGCCGCAACGGTTATGACCGCCCGGGCAGGAGCGAACAAACGGGGGTCCGCCCCGCCAGCCGTCCGCAGGTGATCGCCAGCCTGGACCGGATGGACCTGTTGCCTGCCATCACCTTCATCTTCTCCCGTGCCGGCTGTGAAGCGGCCGTGGCGCAGTGCGTCGGTTCAGGCCTGTGGCTCACCACGGAGAAGGAGCAGCGGATCATCGCCCAGCGGGTGGACGAGGCCGGGCAGGACATCCCGCCGGACGACCTCGACGTCCTGGGTTTTTGGACGTGGCGGGACGGCCTGCTCCGGGGTTTCGCAGCCCACCATGCCGGCATGCTGCCCACCTTCAAGGAGGTGGTGGAAAAGCTTTTCGCCGACGGCCTGGTCAAAGCTGTTTTCGCCACTGAGACCCTCGCCCTGGGCGTCAACATGCCCGCCCGCTCGGTGGTCCTGGAAAAGCTGGACAAGTTCAACGGGGAAGCCCACGTGGACATCACCGCGGGCGAGTACACCCAGCTCACCGGCCGGGCCGGGCGGCGCGGCATCGACGTCGAGGGCCACGCCGTGGTCCTGTGGCAGCCGGGGACGGACCCGACGGCGGTGGCAGGCCTTGCGTCGCGGCGGACCTATCCGCTGAACTCCAGTTTCCGGCCCACCTACAACATGAGCATCAACCTCCTGGCACAGTTTGGGCGGGCCAGGGCCCGGGAAATCCTCGAATCGTCCTTCGCCCAGTTCCAGGCCGACCGCTCGGTGGTTGGGCTTGCCAGGCAAGTGCGGAGCCGGGAAGAGTCCCTCGCGGGCTACGCCAAGTCCATGACCTGCCACCTGGGCGACTTCACAGAATATGCCCGGCTGCGCAGGGAACTCTCCGATGCCGAAAGTGCCACCTCCCGGACCAAGTCCCGGGTCCAGAAGTCACTCAGTGACGACTCCCTGGCGCGCCTCCTGCCCGGGGACGTGGTCAACGTTCCCGGCGGGCGCGCCCCGGGGCCCGCCGTCGTCCTCAGCTCTGACCACAGCAGCCGCGAACCCCGGCCTGCCGTGCTCACCCTGGACAACCAGCTGCGCCGGATAGGAACCGACGACCTGGAAGGACCCATCGCGCCGGTTACCCGGATCCGCATTCCCAAATCCTTCAATGCCAAGGTGCCCAAGTCCCGGCGGGACCTTGCCTCCAGCGCACGGAACGCCCTGCGCGAGAACCGGCCGCCTGCTCCCGGGCAGAACCGCAACCACGATTTCGGCCGCGGAGCCGCCTTTCCCAACCAGGAGCGGCGCATCGCCGAACTGCGCCGGGCCCTCAAGGCACACCCCTGCCACGGATGCAGCGAACGCGAAGACCATGCCCGGTGGTCGGAGCGGTGGTGGAAACTGCGGCGGGAAACGGATGGCCTGGTTCGCCAAATCCAGGGCCGCACCAACACGATCGCCAAAACCTTCGACCGGGTGTGCGACGTCCTGTCCGCCTACGGATACCTCGAAGACACCGGCGACGGCCGCCTGAACATCAGCCCGGACGGCCAGCGGCTGCGCCGGATCTACGGCGAGAAGGACCTGCTGATCTCACAGTCGCTGCGGCTGGGCGCGTTCGATGACCTGGACGCCGCCGAAGTTGCTGCCCTGGCCAGCGTGCTGGTCTACCAGGCCAAACGCGAAGACCGGGGCCTGCGGCCGCGCATGCCCAGCGTCTCCCTGGAGACCTCCGTGGACATCGTGGTCAAGGAATGGTCCGTCCTTGAAGACGTGGAGGAGGAGAACAAGCTTCCGCTGACCGGCGAACCTGAACTCGGACTTGTCTGGCCCCTGTACAAGTGGGCCCGCGGACGCCACCTCCAGGACGTCCTGAGCGGCACCGACCTTGCCGCCGGTGACTTTGTCCGCTGGGTCAAGCAGGTGGTGGACCTGCTGGACCAGCTCGCCAAGATCCCCGGCCTCGATCCGCGCCTGGCACGGCTCTGCGCCGAAGCGATCAACCTCATCCGCCGCGGCGTCGTGGCCTACTCGTCCGTCCTCTAGTCACACCTCACCCCTTGCCGGCTGCAACTGGCCTGCACTATCCCAGGAGTCCTGCCTTTATGCCCCGCCCTGATCCCGCACCCCGCAACGCCGACCGTCCCGCCCCGGTGCTGTACCGCAACGGATCCGTGTACACCGCGGCTGACCCGTTCGCCACGGCAATGCTTGTGGATGGGGACACTGTTGCCTGGGTCGGATCGGAGCAGGCGGCCTCGTCCATTGCCGACAGCTCCATGGAAGTCATCGACCTCCGCGGCGCCCTGGTTGCGCCGGGCTTCGTTGACTCACACATGCACCTGACCGAAACCGGAATGGCCCTGCAGTCACTCCAGCTGGGAACGCTCAAGTCGGCCCGGGAAGTGCTGGACGCAGTCGCCGGGGCCGCCGGGAATGGACCGGTGCTCGGCCACGGCTGGGACGAGGCCACCTGGGCGGACCCGGCCCTGC is a window from the Arthrobacter sp. NicSoilC5 genome containing:
- a CDS encoding ubiquitin-like protein Pup, with the protein product MAGQEQQQPQSRDSQVDEDIPEAPPAPPEAQASASTEGVDDLLDEIDGVLESNAEEFVRAFVQKGGQ
- a CDS encoding FKBP-type peptidyl-prolyl cis-trans isomerase, translating into MRRLLAILLPGLLLLTACGGTAPQPQPSSQSAGETAKFDSLKLTDNGDKKAPGVDFDKPLAVSQPTIKVVSEGSGDTVKANQVAKISILALNGTDGSQLEDTFPNEPESLELNDELKTGSAVIYNAFVGAKVGSSLALAVPGQQSAPSASPSPSDGASPSPSAAAAPTQLLIIKVLSASDPTPVLDKPQGDAVTPPPGLPTVTEKDGVPEINVAGAPAPTALVSQDLIKGTGATVKESDTLTVNYVGVNLSDGTKFDSSFDRGQPATFPLSGVIKGWTQGLAGKNVGSRVLLVIPKDLAYGDAGQGQAKGDLVFVVDILGVK
- a CDS encoding FKBP-type peptidyl-prolyl cis-trans isomerase → MSFGQREFDRQKPEIDFPEGDVPTELVITDLIEGDGKEAKAGDTVSTHYVGVAWSTGEEFDASWGRGAPLDFRVGVGQVIQGWDQGLLGMKVGGRRRLEIPSELAYGSRGAGGAIAPNEALIFVVDLVAVR
- the pafA gene encoding Pup--protein ligase, with amino-acid sequence MDKRIFGIETEFGISYSSPDSRPLAPEEVARYLFRKVVSWGRSSNVFLTNGSRLYLDVGSHPEYATAECDDLAQLIAHDRAGELILDDLVDEAQARLAAEGFNGTVYLFKNNTDSAGNSYGSHENYLIPRRGEFSRLAEILIPFLVTRQLIAGAGKILKTPHGATYAFSQRADHIWEGVSSATTRSRPIINTRDEPHADAEFYRRLHVIVGDSNMSEATALMKVGTVDLVLRMIEAGVIMRDMRMENPIRSIREISHDLSGRALVRLANGRQLTALEIQQEYLTKVTAFVKEHGAHNPHVPVILDLWERTLHAIESGDTRGIDTEIDWAIKKKLMDNYRERHGLGLEAPRIAQLDLTYHDISRSRGLFYLLQSRGAVRRIVDDTVIKGAVDAPPQTTRAKLRGDFVRRAQELGRDYTVDWVHLKLNDRAHQTILCKDPFRSVDERVDALLDSMG
- the prcA gene encoding proteasome subunit alpha, whose translation is MTQQFYVSPEQLMKDRADFARKGIARGRSVVVISCADGIALVAENPSPSLHKIGEIYDKIAFAAVGKYNEFESLRQAGVRYADVRGYSYDREDVTARGLASVYAQSLGAVFTAEQKPFEVELAVAEVGSSQAEDHLYRLTFDGSIADEHSFVVMGGQAEKVSSAIDAGWQASLGFADAVRLAIKGLTPVQEGEQPAAPLPPSALEVAVLDRLSESSRGTRRAFRRLNDADITALLA
- a CDS encoding WYL domain-containing protein, which produces MSVSRTERLLNLLIALLNTRYGLRRSELREKVYHDTSGNDVAFGRMFERDKNDLRAMGFEVETLTDLGWSEDDPATTRYRIGKESSRLPDVQLGPDEWTVLLLASQLWERAALGTAAQSALRKLQASGRLAEVELPAGVQPRIKPAGQAFDDVVAAMHGRHPVTFTYLAGSTGKEEERSVEPWGLGSRFGQWYLMGYDRGRNAPRHFRLSRFTSAVTTLDREQYVPPANFSIRAELDRLPELPLRTAVVDVRQGRLLALRSRAVEGGRHQVPGRPADGDDRLVVEYRDPEVLAEELASYGPDALAVEPAELAGAVRRRLQAAADFTAAPVPAYAFSDTRPRAARKGTSEDQLKRMLQLVPFLVHNQGLHIQDVAKHFGVTREELEADLRILICSGLPEGYPDDLLDIQWEDDHVFITQDLDLKKPVRFTVAEACALLTGLETLNGLPDLPGGGALESVTLKLLAAAGEEGLRAASIAGPQVAPAEAATHATVRQAIGTGAQLRLSYLSPQRDEVTERDVDPLRLYSLDNTWYFEAWCHLVDGLRNFRLDRVQDVRPNGRPATVHGPPDGGVPAKLFTANDDDTTVTVQLTRQGRGLADDYYAERTAELPDGGLVAQIRFGSTAWLPMFVAQHGGSARILAPAGLADAARDWLAASLDRYAG
- the prcB gene encoding proteasome subunit beta, whose protein sequence is MQESTANQVAANATSSFTEHLQRDRPELLPFSRSLQGGASVAAPVQVPHATTIVAMSYGGGVLMAGDRRATMGNVIASRHIEKVFPADHFSVLGIAGTAGIAIDLTRLFQVELEHYEKIEGTQLSLEGKANRLGAMIRGNLPLALQGLAVVPLFAGFDTSAGVGRLFSYDVTGGRYEEHEHHTVGSGSVFARGALKKLWRPNLTAEQALSVAVESLYDAADDDSATGGPDTVRQLWPVVYTVDRTGARRVPEPELAAASRSVIEARTIAGREA
- a CDS encoding DEAD/DEAH box helicase — translated: MSSTTGPFSTGPVDPEELSPAERYRASAERRAEAATYLGSFIRTLEFELDDFQRQACRSLQEGRGVLVAAPTGAGKTIVGEFAIYLALQRGLKAFYTTPIKALSNQKFTELSEKYGAENVGLLTGDTSINGDAQVVVMTTEVLRNMLYADSATLEDLGYVVMDEVHYLADRFRGAVWEEVIIHLPSEVQVASLSATVSNAEEFGAWLDTVRGDTDIIVSEHRPVPLWQHVMVGRQIMDLFAGETTFDEIAPPVEEEGRQPATAGKSVDTAKGRGFDVNPDLLTVARSESQQSFRSRPGAGRRGQRGRNGYDRPGRSEQTGVRPASRPQVIASLDRMDLLPAITFIFSRAGCEAAVAQCVGSGLWLTTEKEQRIIAQRVDEAGQDIPPDDLDVLGFWTWRDGLLRGFAAHHAGMLPTFKEVVEKLFADGLVKAVFATETLALGVNMPARSVVLEKLDKFNGEAHVDITAGEYTQLTGRAGRRGIDVEGHAVVLWQPGTDPTAVAGLASRRTYPLNSSFRPTYNMSINLLAQFGRARAREILESSFAQFQADRSVVGLARQVRSREESLAGYAKSMTCHLGDFTEYARLRRELSDAESATSRTKSRVQKSLSDDSLARLLPGDVVNVPGGRAPGPAVVLSSDHSSREPRPAVLTLDNQLRRIGTDDLEGPIAPVTRIRIPKSFNAKVPKSRRDLASSARNALRENRPPAPGQNRNHDFGRGAAFPNQERRIAELRRALKAHPCHGCSEREDHARWSERWWKLRRETDGLVRQIQGRTNTIAKTFDRVCDVLSAYGYLEDTGDGRLNISPDGQRLRRIYGEKDLLISQSLRLGAFDDLDAAEVAALASVLVYQAKREDRGLRPRMPSVSLETSVDIVVKEWSVLEDVEEENKLPLTGEPELGLVWPLYKWARGRHLQDVLSGTDLAAGDFVRWVKQVVDLLDQLAKIPGLDPRLARLCAEAINLIRRGVVAYSSVL
- the tatA gene encoding Sec-independent protein translocase subunit TatA, whose protein sequence is MGRLFDGPWPIVIIIVVALLLFAAPKLPAMARSLGQSMRIIKSEVKEMKNDGKADSTEATGPMEGTIVNHPKAKPGEPTDGTDVPPSTRA
- the tatC gene encoding twin-arginine translocase subunit TatC, with product MSLWEHLKELKNRLIKSAIGVVIGGIGGWILYDPLLKALAEPVNRISSETGGLAAINFGTIASPFDFKLQMSLLIGAVISSPIWIYQLWAFITPGLTSKERRYTLGYMAAAIPLFLAGIWVGWLVVPQVVHALTQFTPEGSSSVIDARTYIEFVTRMVLMLGLAFLVPVVLVGINMAGIVSGRTILKAWRITVFLVFVLAAIAAPGADAISMFMLAGPLLALFFAAIGICIMNDKRRERRQARQVEETEATADIATPGSELKKL